Proteins encoded by one window of Brienomyrus brachyistius isolate T26 chromosome 1, BBRACH_0.4, whole genome shotgun sequence:
- the LOC125739053 gene encoding ADP-ribosyl cyclase/cyclic ADP-ribose hydrolase 1 isoform X3 → MIAAALVLLLFFDDLGADVGTTPNLKQIVLGRCFSYVTLISPGSRFNCEEIWREFRNAVIQRAPCDVRVKDYSCMFHAAPQALPCDRLLFWSKTREFVHSYSAITRRFCTLEDTLVGYMFNDLIWCGQKEKHRGFDFNSCPEWSTCANHPVYSLWKQASQNFAASACGNITVILNGSMENAFNRTSMFGSVELDSLNPRMVNHVNIKVVANLEGPIIDSCTKGSIRNLIQILKTRGFRWTCTDTDMTLMILQCIQNPRQLSCEIFHNNLL, encoded by the exons ATGATTGCCG CTGCTCTCGTGCTCCTGCTCTTCTTCGATGACCTCGGCGCTGACGTGGGGACGACGCCCAACCTCAAACAGATCGTCCTGGGACGGTGCTTCAGCTATGTGACACTCATTAGTCCTGGTTCTAG gTTTAACTGTGAGGAGATCTGGAGGGAGTTCCGGAATGCAGTAATCCAGAGAGCGCCATGCGACGTCAGAGTGAAGGACTACAGCTGCATGTTCCACGCAGCTCCCCAAGCCCTCCCCTGTGACAGA CTCCTCTTCTGGAGTAAGACCCGGGAGTTTGTACACAGTTACTCGGCCATCACACGCCGTTTCTGCACCCTGGAAGATACTCTGGTTGGATATATGTTCAACGACCTGATCTGGTGTGGACAGAAAGAGAAGCACAGAG GGTTCGACTTCAACTCCTGTCCAGAGTGGTCAACCTGCGCAAACCACCCAGTGTACTCCCTGTGGAAGCAAGCATCACAGAAT TTTGCAGCTTCTGCATGTGGAAACATCACTGTCATACTGAATGGCTCCATGGAGAACGCCTTTAACAGGacaag CATGTTTGGGAGTGTGGAGTTGGACAGCCTGAACCCCAGGATGGTGAACCATGTCAACATCAAGGTGGTAGCCAACCTGGAGGGCCCAATCAT AGATTCCTGCACAAAAGGATCCATTCGGAACCTCATCCAGATCCTGAAGACCAGAGGGTTTCGGTGGACCTGCACTGATACAGATAT GACACTGATGATTCTTCAGTGCATTCAGAACCCAAGACAACTGTCATGCGAGATATTCCACAACAACCTGCTATAG
- the LOC125739053 gene encoding ADP-ribosyl cyclase/cyclic ADP-ribose hydrolase 1 isoform X1 has protein sequence MLNFIVFRMRVNKLASVTFVTFLICILSLDHLPHTHTHHLPAALVLLLFFDDLGADVGTTPNLKQIVLGRCFSYVTLISPGSRFNCEEIWREFRNAVIQRAPCDVRVKDYSCMFHAAPQALPCDRLLFWSKTREFVHSYSAITRRFCTLEDTLVGYMFNDLIWCGQKEKHRGFDFNSCPEWSTCANHPVYSLWKQASQNFAASACGNITVILNGSMENAFNRTSMFGSVELDSLNPRMVNHVNIKVVANLEGPIIDSCTKGSIRNLIQILKTRGFRWTCTDTDMTLMILQCIQNPRQLSCEIFHNNLL, from the exons ATGctcaattttattgtttttagaaTGAGGGTTAATAAACTTGCATCAGTTACATTTGTAACCTTTTTAATATGTATCCTTTCTTTGGATCatctgccacacacacacacacaccatctccCAGCTGCTCTCGTGCTCCTGCTCTTCTTCGATGACCTCGGCGCTGACGTGGGGACGACGCCCAACCTCAAACAGATCGTCCTGGGACGGTGCTTCAGCTATGTGACACTCATTAGTCCTGGTTCTAG gTTTAACTGTGAGGAGATCTGGAGGGAGTTCCGGAATGCAGTAATCCAGAGAGCGCCATGCGACGTCAGAGTGAAGGACTACAGCTGCATGTTCCACGCAGCTCCCCAAGCCCTCCCCTGTGACAGA CTCCTCTTCTGGAGTAAGACCCGGGAGTTTGTACACAGTTACTCGGCCATCACACGCCGTTTCTGCACCCTGGAAGATACTCTGGTTGGATATATGTTCAACGACCTGATCTGGTGTGGACAGAAAGAGAAGCACAGAG GGTTCGACTTCAACTCCTGTCCAGAGTGGTCAACCTGCGCAAACCACCCAGTGTACTCCCTGTGGAAGCAAGCATCACAGAAT TTTGCAGCTTCTGCATGTGGAAACATCACTGTCATACTGAATGGCTCCATGGAGAACGCCTTTAACAGGacaag CATGTTTGGGAGTGTGGAGTTGGACAGCCTGAACCCCAGGATGGTGAACCATGTCAACATCAAGGTGGTAGCCAACCTGGAGGGCCCAATCAT AGATTCCTGCACAAAAGGATCCATTCGGAACCTCATCCAGATCCTGAAGACCAGAGGGTTTCGGTGGACCTGCACTGATACAGATAT GACACTGATGATTCTTCAGTGCATTCAGAACCCAAGACAACTGTCATGCGAGATATTCCACAACAACCTGCTATAG
- the LOC125739053 gene encoding ADP-ribosyl cyclase/cyclic ADP-ribose hydrolase 1 isoform X2, with protein MLNFIVFRMRVNKLASVTFVTFLICILSLDHLPHTHTHHLPAALVLLLFFDDLGADVGTTPNLKQIVLGRCFSYVTLISPGSRFNCEEIWREFRNAVIQRAPCDVRVKDYSCMFHAAPQALPCDRLLFWSKTREFVHSYSAITRRFCTLEDTLVGYMFNDLIWCGQKEKHRGFDFNSCPEWSTCANHPVYSLWKQASQNFAASACGNITVILNGSMENAFNRTSMFGSVELDSLNPRMVNHVNIKVVANLEGPIILCLCLCGPSVCLHHQRFLHKRIHSEPHPDPEDQRVSVDLH; from the exons ATGctcaattttattgtttttagaaTGAGGGTTAATAAACTTGCATCAGTTACATTTGTAACCTTTTTAATATGTATCCTTTCTTTGGATCatctgccacacacacacacacaccatctccCAGCTGCTCTCGTGCTCCTGCTCTTCTTCGATGACCTCGGCGCTGACGTGGGGACGACGCCCAACCTCAAACAGATCGTCCTGGGACGGTGCTTCAGCTATGTGACACTCATTAGTCCTGGTTCTAG gTTTAACTGTGAGGAGATCTGGAGGGAGTTCCGGAATGCAGTAATCCAGAGAGCGCCATGCGACGTCAGAGTGAAGGACTACAGCTGCATGTTCCACGCAGCTCCCCAAGCCCTCCCCTGTGACAGA CTCCTCTTCTGGAGTAAGACCCGGGAGTTTGTACACAGTTACTCGGCCATCACACGCCGTTTCTGCACCCTGGAAGATACTCTGGTTGGATATATGTTCAACGACCTGATCTGGTGTGGACAGAAAGAGAAGCACAGAG GGTTCGACTTCAACTCCTGTCCAGAGTGGTCAACCTGCGCAAACCACCCAGTGTACTCCCTGTGGAAGCAAGCATCACAGAAT TTTGCAGCTTCTGCATGTGGAAACATCACTGTCATACTGAATGGCTCCATGGAGAACGCCTTTAACAGGacaag CATGTTTGGGAGTGTGGAGTTGGACAGCCTGAACCCCAGGATGGTGAACCATGTCAACATCAAGGTGGTAGCCAACCTGGAGGGCCCAATCAT CCTCTGTCTCTGCCTCTGTGGGCCTTCTGTGTGTCTCCATCATCAGAGATTCCTGCACAAAAGGATCCATTCGGAACCTCATCCAGATCCTGAAGACCAGAGGGTTTCGGTGGACCTGCACTGA